From a single Bacteroidota bacterium genomic region:
- the lpcA gene encoding D-sedoheptulose 7-phosphate isomerase, whose amino-acid sequence MQNIKKHFEEAADVLKNFIGDDANFAKLEQAGKLMVDAIKNGNKIISCGNGGSMCDAMHFAEELTGRYRNDRKAIAAISISDPSHISCVANDYGYEYIFSRYIEAVANEGDVLLAISTSGNSKNILKAIEAAKNKNIPIVGLTGKDGGQMASLCDVEIRSPQSEYADRAQEIHIKCIHSLIDFIEEGVKE is encoded by the coding sequence ATGCAAAATATAAAAAAACATTTTGAGGAGGCCGCCGATGTATTGAAAAACTTCATCGGTGATGACGCCAATTTTGCAAAATTGGAACAGGCAGGAAAGCTTATGGTTGATGCGATAAAAAATGGAAATAAGATAATCAGTTGCGGAAATGGTGGCAGTATGTGCGATGCGATGCATTTTGCCGAAGAATTAACAGGCCGTTACCGCAACGACCGCAAGGCTATTGCAGCTATATCTATTAGCGACCCCAGCCATATAAGTTGTGTGGCCAATGATTATGGCTATGAATATATATTCTCTCGATATATAGAAGCGGTTGCAAATGAAGGTGATGTTTTATTGGCAATTTCTACATCGGGCAATTCAAAAAATATATTAAAAGCAATAGAGGCTGCAAAAAATAAAAATATACCTATAGTAGGCTTAACGGGAAAAGACGGAGGGCAGATGGCCAGCCTTTGCGACGTGGAAATACGTTCACCACAAAGTGAATATGCCGATAGGGCACAAGAGATTCATATTAAATGTATACATTCGTTGATTGATTTTATAGAAGAAGGAGTAAAGGAGTAA